One Pecten maximus chromosome 7, xPecMax1.1, whole genome shotgun sequence genomic window carries:
- the LOC117330552 gene encoding adiponectin receptor protein-like, whose protein sequence is MASSLTTPTITLEASPVIQQPISIANQDLNNVSLDSDYSDAEEDLTMSAKQAERRTTLRRPLFFRRSKLSKQSSIEGEEEDEVDQVLSGKSSPKIDFLAGTCKAAEQAEEFVKKVWAGAWRVVHHHSLPDWLKDNDFLHTGHRPPTNSFVQCFKSIFRIHTETGNIWTHLLGMIAFMGVAGYFLSRPSLEVQWQEKAVFSAFFVGAILCLGFSWLFHTVYCHSERVGRLFNKLDYCGIALLTMGSFVPWLYYSFYCDLGPKIAYLVLIFVLGTSCIVVSLWDKFAQPQYRAVRAGVFIALGLSGVIPALHYVINEGFYNAINFAALGWLVLMAVLYIVGAVIYAVRIPERLFPGKFDIWFQSHQIFHVFVLAAAFVHFHGISKIATYRLTLGDCLATELQ, encoded by the exons ATGGCGTCCTCCCTAACAACGCCAACAATCACATTGGAGGCTAGTCCTGTCATACAACAGCCCATCTCTATAGCCAATCAGGACCTCAACAATGTGTCACTGGACAGCGATTATTCAGACGCTGAGGAAGACCTGACAATGTCTGCCAAACAAGCAGAGAGAAGAACAACATTACGCCGACCACTATTTTTCAGAAGA tcAAAGTTGTCAAAACAGTCGAGTATTGAAGGAGAAGAGGAGGATGAAGTTGACCAGGTGCTGAGCGGAAAATCATCACCCAAGATTGACTTTCTGGCTGGCACATGTAAAGCTGCGGAACAAGCCGAGGAGTTTGTGAAAAAGGTGTGGGCGGGGGCGTGGCGGGTTGTACACCACCACTCCCTCCCAGACTGGCTGAAAGACAATGATTTCTTACATACTGGCCACAGACCCCCCACCAACTCATTCGTACAGTGTTTTAAGTCAATATTCCGCATACACACGGAAACCGGCAATATATGGACGCATCTACTTG GTATGATAGCGTTTATGGGTGTGGCGGGTTACTTCCTGTCGAGGCCGTCCCTTGAGGTCCAGTGGCAGGAGAAGGCTGTGTTCTCTGCATTTTTTGTGGGTGCTATTTTATGTCTGGGATTCTCCTGGCTGTTTCACACTGTGTACTGCCACTCAGAGAGGGTCGGCAGACTCTTTAACAA GTTGGATTACTGTGGAATTGCCCTGCTGACCATGGGATCATTTGTACCCTGGCTGTACTATAGTTTCTACTGTGACCTGGGACCAAAGATCGCCTACCTTGTACTTATATTTGTACTTGGTACTTCCTGTATTGTCGTGTCATTGTGGGACAAGTTTGCCCAGCCTCAGTACCGGGCAGTCCGAGCAG GTGTTTTTATAGCCCTTGGTTTAAGTGGTGTCATCCCTGCCCTACACTATGTCATCAACGAAGGATTTTACAATGCCATCAACTTTGCGGCCCTTGGATGGCTAGTGCTCATGGCTGTGTTGTACATTGTGGGTGCAGTCATATATGCTGTAAGAATCCCAGAAAGACTTTTCCCGggaaaatttgatatttgg TTCCAGAGCCATCAAATCTTCCATGTCTTCGTCCTGGCAGCAGCCTTCGTACATTTCCACGGAATATCTAAGATAGCCACATATAGACTGACCCTTGGTGACTGTCTGGCTACAGAGTTACAGTGA